A DNA window from Acetobacter ghanensis contains the following coding sequences:
- a CDS encoding TonB-dependent receptor plug domain-containing protein encodes MSGLALSALVAMGSAAHAGNNAASSASASPAALAPSETPPPGDIVVTAEKKETTLQKAPLAITALTSDTLSRSNITQLIDMNGFVPGLTVANSGSFVRVVSIRGIGYEASDNLSAEPGTSFHIDGVYVVSPYALQQDFLDLQRVEVLRGPQGTVFGQSATGGIVNAITERPDTKGVHGSAQVEYGNYNLVRATGMFGMVAATGIRSLATAGIDGSRKNLLLVAVSLGAGLVPTLSDFFAAAPPALAPFTLSGVLLEIVTAIILNLFLRGKVRLRPQQAEPITVSAVALADDDRRLA; translated from the coding sequence TTGTCTGGTCTGGCGCTGTCCGCGTTGGTCGCGATGGGTTCTGCTGCCCATGCGGGCAACAATGCCGCATCCTCAGCGAGCGCATCTCCTGCAGCACTTGCGCCGTCAGAAACGCCGCCCCCCGGCGACATCGTTGTGACAGCAGAAAAGAAGGAGACCACCCTTCAGAAGGCCCCGCTTGCGATCACTGCGCTGACTTCAGACACCTTATCGCGCTCGAACATCACCCAGTTGATTGACATGAACGGTTTCGTTCCCGGATTGACGGTCGCCAATAGCGGTAGCTTTGTACGCGTCGTATCTATCCGCGGTATTGGTTACGAAGCCTCGGACAATCTGAGCGCTGAGCCTGGCACCTCTTTCCACATTGACGGTGTCTACGTCGTCAGTCCTTATGCATTACAGCAAGATTTCCTCGATCTTCAGCGGGTCGAGGTGCTGCGCGGCCCCCAAGGCACTGTTTTCGGGCAAAGCGCGACTGGTGGTATTGTGAATGCTATCACGGAGCGGCCCGACACAAAGGGTGTTCATGGTTCAGCGCAGGTCGAATACGGCAATTATAATCTGGTCCGTGCTACCGGCATGTTCGGTATGGTTGCTGCGACTGGCATTCGCTCACTCGCAACGGCCGGGATCGACGGCTCCCGTAAAAACCTTCTGCTTGTAGCCGTTAGTCTCGGTGCTGGTTTGGTTCCGACGCTTTCGGATTTTTTTGCGGCGGCGCCTCCGGCGCTTGCTCCCTTCACGCTCAGTGGCGTCCTACTAGAGATCGTGACCGCGATCATTCTCAACCTCTTCCTGCGAGGCAAAGTCCGTCTTCGTCCTCAGCAGGCAGAACCTATTACAGTGTCGGCAGTAGCGCTCGCCGACGACGACAGGAGGCTAGCATGA
- a CDS encoding isopenicillin N synthase family dioxygenase has protein sequence MKFDGSLVPIIDLTPALTGDEAAMQAVAEQVGAAARSIGFLVVAGHGVPADVIDRAWEASRKVFDMSPVQKSRYRSTDKNIYRGYFGIETGNLASTIGEEEAKPDHREYFNIGRFDLDLDDPYFTSATAKRLFHPNIWPDADVPEFKPAMTAYYHELEKLAALLMELCARALHLPANWFADKIDKHITNMVVSNYPDQPEELEWGQLRAGAHTDYGGLTILKTEDKPGGLEVQTADGRWEPVPIVPGAFIINLGDLMAQWTNDEWVSTMHRVVNPPRDQGVGSRRQSLVFFHQPNYDAVIECIPTCAERVAPKYAKTTSLEHLEMKMNQMNDTPKFNEAEAL, from the coding sequence ATGAAATTCGACGGTAGTTTGGTTCCCATCATCGACCTGACCCCAGCCCTAACCGGTGACGAAGCGGCCATGCAAGCTGTTGCCGAGCAGGTTGGCGCAGCGGCGCGCAGCATCGGTTTTCTGGTCGTGGCGGGACATGGCGTCCCTGCCGACGTGATCGATCGTGCTTGGGAAGCAAGCCGCAAGGTGTTCGACATGTCGCCCGTGCAAAAGTCGCGCTATCGCTCAACCGACAAGAATATTTATCGAGGCTATTTCGGCATCGAAACCGGCAACCTGGCCAGCACGATCGGCGAGGAGGAAGCCAAGCCCGATCACCGCGAATATTTTAACATCGGCCGCTTCGATCTCGACCTGGACGACCCTTATTTCACGAGCGCTACCGCCAAGCGGCTCTTTCATCCCAACATCTGGCCCGATGCCGATGTTCCGGAGTTTAAGCCGGCTATGACGGCCTATTATCATGAGCTCGAAAAGCTTGCCGCGTTGCTGATGGAACTGTGCGCACGCGCTCTTCATCTGCCCGCCAACTGGTTTGCTGACAAGATCGACAAGCACATCACCAATATGGTGGTCAGCAATTATCCCGACCAGCCAGAGGAACTGGAATGGGGCCAACTGCGTGCAGGCGCCCACACTGATTACGGCGGCCTTACGATCCTGAAGACCGAGGACAAGCCAGGCGGGCTCGAGGTTCAGACCGCGGACGGTCGCTGGGAGCCTGTGCCGATTGTTCCCGGCGCCTTCATCATCAATCTGGGTGATCTTATGGCCCAATGGACGAATGATGAGTGGGTTTCGACCATGCACCGTGTGGTAAATCCGCCCCGCGATCAGGGAGTCGGCAGCCGCCGCCAGTCGCTCGTCTTCTTCCATCAGCCCAACTACGACGCCGTGATCGAATGCATTCCGACCTGCGCGGAGCGCGTTGCCCCCAAATATGCCAAAACGACGTCACTGGAACATCTTGAAATGAAGATGAACCAGATGAACGACACGCCCAAATTTAACGAAGCCGAGGCCCTCTAA
- a CDS encoding isopenicillin N synthase family dioxygenase — MIIYTPPKPADSIPVIDLAPSFSGDLADRRAVAWEIHKTARDTGFFYIKNHGVPQEMVDAQLDLARKFFALPMEDKLAVDASLSTCNRGYEAMGLQTLDDGSPPDLKEGFVIGCDLDENHPYVRDGVPNCGANLWPSKPDGFRSTFEAYIDEMFRVGRHLMGLLALSLDLPEDYFAEGLNEPLFNSRLLRYAPQPEDAAFNQIGAGAHTDWGMITILLQDDIGGLEVENAAGEWLSAPPIPGTFVINLGEMVRVLTNGMYHANLHRVLNNHSGKDRFSVPTFFDPNYFYEVKCASTCLPKEGRPDYAATTVGEHIAEMYRKTYGLAA; from the coding sequence ATGATCATCTACACCCCCCCGAAGCCGGCAGATAGCATACCCGTTATCGATCTGGCACCTAGCTTTAGCGGCGATCTAGCCGACCGGCGAGCCGTAGCCTGGGAAATCCACAAGACCGCCCGCGATACAGGATTCTTCTACATCAAGAACCATGGCGTGCCACAAGAGATGGTTGATGCGCAGTTGGACCTTGCCCGGAAGTTCTTCGCGCTCCCGATGGAAGACAAGTTGGCTGTGGACGCCAGTCTGTCGACCTGCAATCGTGGCTATGAGGCAATGGGTCTGCAGACCCTGGACGACGGCTCGCCACCGGATCTCAAAGAAGGCTTCGTTATTGGGTGTGATCTCGACGAGAACCACCCCTATGTGCGCGATGGCGTACCCAACTGCGGTGCCAATCTCTGGCCTTCCAAGCCCGATGGGTTTCGTTCGACCTTTGAAGCCTATATCGACGAGATGTTTCGGGTCGGACGGCATCTGATGGGGCTCCTCGCGCTTTCGCTCGACCTGCCGGAGGACTATTTCGCAGAGGGCCTGAACGAACCACTCTTTAACAGCAGGCTGCTTCGCTATGCGCCGCAGCCTGAGGATGCTGCCTTCAATCAGATCGGTGCGGGCGCACACACCGACTGGGGTATGATCACGATCTTACTGCAAGACGACATCGGCGGTCTCGAGGTTGAAAACGCAGCCGGAGAATGGCTTTCGGCGCCGCCGATTCCGGGCACGTTTGTCATCAATCTTGGTGAGATGGTCCGCGTCCTGACCAACGGGATGTATCACGCCAATCTGCACCGTGTGCTAAACAATCATAGCGGGAAGGACCGGTTTTCTGTGCCGACCTTCTTTGACCCCAACTATTTCTATGAGGTTAAATGCGCCAGCACCTGTCTGCCCAAAGAAGGTCGGCCGGATTACGCAGCGACGACCGTCGGCGAGCATATCGCTGAGATGTACCGCAAAACATACGGCCTAGCTGCCTGA
- a CDS encoding VOC family protein, giving the protein MIALAYTNIFTADINRLADFYSELFGLEELLESRSPLFRGFTAGGSAIGFSAPEAYDLLGLKPQEGSGDRVLQTFDAPDADTVSALTDKAVLLGATLVKEPFKTYYGWFQSVLRDPDGNAFRINFRGQFA; this is encoded by the coding sequence ATGATCGCCCTCGCCTACACCAACATTTTCACTGCGGACATCAATCGGCTCGCCGATTTTTACAGCGAGCTTTTTGGACTCGAAGAGCTTCTCGAGAGCCGCTCACCTCTGTTCCGTGGTTTCACAGCCGGCGGCAGCGCCATAGGCTTCAGCGCTCCCGAAGCCTATGATCTCTTGGGCCTTAAGCCTCAGGAAGGGTCAGGCGACCGTGTTCTTCAAACCTTTGATGCTCCTGATGCTGACACGGTCTCTGCATTGACTGATAAGGCTGTCTTGCTTGGTGCAACGCTTGTGAAAGAGCCGTTCAAAACATACTATGGTTGGTTCCAGTCGGTGCTGCGCGATCCTGATGGCAATGCATTCCGCATCAATTTCCGGGGACAATTTGCATGA
- a CDS encoding S-(hydroxymethyl)glutathione dehydrogenase/class III alcohol dehydrogenase, which translates to MKTRAAVAFAPKTPLEIVEIDLEGPKAGEVLVEIMATGICHTDAYTLDGFDSEGIFPSILGHEGAGIVREVGPGVTYVKPGDHVIPLYTPECRQCKSCLSGKTNLCTAIRATQGKGLMPDGTTRFSYKGQPIFHYMGCSTFSNFTVMPEIAVAKIREDAPFQSSCYIGCGVTTGVGAVVNTAKVQVGDNVVIFGLGGIGLNVIQGARLAGANKIIGVDINPDREEWGRRFGMTDFLNTKGMSREEIVAAIVLMTDGGADYTFDATGNTEVMRTALEACHRGWGTSIIIGVAEAGKTIETRPFQLVTGRNWRGTAFGGAKGRTDVPKIVDMYMTGKIEIDPMITHVMGLEEINEAFTLMHEGKSIRSVVVF; encoded by the coding sequence TTGAAGACTCGCGCCGCTGTTGCTTTTGCACCCAAAACGCCTTTGGAGATCGTGGAGATCGATCTGGAGGGCCCTAAGGCTGGCGAAGTGCTGGTGGAAATCATGGCGACGGGCATCTGCCATACCGATGCCTACACGCTGGACGGTTTCGATTCGGAAGGGATCTTCCCTTCGATCCTGGGCCATGAAGGCGCGGGCATCGTGCGCGAGGTGGGCCCCGGCGTGACCTATGTGAAGCCGGGCGACCATGTGATCCCGCTCTACACGCCCGAATGCCGCCAGTGCAAATCGTGCCTCAGCGGCAAGACCAACCTGTGCACCGCCATCCGCGCCACGCAGGGCAAGGGGCTGATGCCCGATGGCACCACCCGTTTCAGCTACAAGGGGCAGCCAATTTTCCATTATATGGGCTGCTCGACCTTCAGCAATTTCACCGTAATGCCCGAAATCGCCGTGGCCAAAATTCGCGAAGACGCGCCGTTTCAGTCGAGCTGCTACATCGGCTGCGGCGTTACCACGGGTGTTGGCGCGGTGGTCAACACAGCCAAAGTGCAGGTGGGCGACAATGTCGTCATCTTCGGTCTGGGCGGCATTGGCCTCAACGTCATCCAGGGCGCGCGTCTGGCCGGTGCGAACAAAATCATCGGCGTCGACATCAACCCGGACCGTGAAGAATGGGGCCGCCGTTTCGGTATGACCGACTTCCTCAACACGAAGGGCATGAGCCGTGAGGAGATCGTGGCGGCCATCGTGCTGATGACCGATGGCGGCGCGGATTACACCTTCGATGCGACGGGCAACACCGAGGTGATGCGCACCGCGCTGGAAGCCTGCCACCGCGGCTGGGGCACCAGCATCATCATCGGCGTGGCCGAAGCCGGCAAGACCATCGAAACCCGTCCCTTCCAGCTGGTGACGGGTCGCAACTGGCGCGGCACGGCCTTTGGCGGAGCGAAGGGGCGGACTGACGTGCCCAAAATCGTCGATATGTACATGACAGGCAAGATCGAGATCGACCCGATGATCACCCATGTCATGGGCCTGGAGGAGATTAACGAAGCATTCACCCTCATGCATGAAGGCAAATCCATCCGCAGCGTAGTCGTATTCTAA
- a CDS encoding VOC family protein has product MAAISGDSVFSHICLGANDLDASTTFYDAVLAPLDIKNLGPFGDSIVLYGKDKPALLVLKPSNGEAPSGNGVTIGFAASSQAGVDAFHAAGLAVGGTCEGKPGPRNHLPDAYAAYLRDPAGSKVCAYTFASA; this is encoded by the coding sequence ATGGCCGCAATTTCCGGCGATAGCGTGTTTTCGCATATTTGCCTTGGCGCCAACGATCTGGACGCTTCGACCACCTTCTACGACGCGGTTCTTGCACCACTTGACATCAAGAATCTTGGGCCATTCGGTGATAGCATCGTCCTTTACGGCAAAGACAAGCCGGCACTTCTGGTCCTTAAGCCCAGCAACGGTGAGGCCCCTTCAGGCAACGGCGTGACTATCGGCTTCGCCGCATCCAGCCAAGCAGGCGTTGATGCCTTCCACGCTGCCGGGCTTGCTGTCGGGGGCACGTGCGAAGGTAAGCCCGGACCGCGCAACCATCTGCCTGATGCCTATGCCGCCTATCTGCGCGATCCTGCTGGCAGCAAGGTCTGCGCCTACACCTTTGCTAGTGCCTGA
- the fghA gene encoding S-formylglutathione hydrolase → MMTLETLSTSKAYGGVQGVYKHQSVVTGTEMTFSVFVPDHPEGTRLPVVWYLSGLTCTHANVTEKGEFRAVCARLGLIFVAPDTSPRGEGVADDKESAYDFGLGAGFYVDAIQEPFAKNYRMWSYVTEELPAVIARSFPADADRQSIFGHSMGGHGALTIGLTYPERYRSVSAFAPIVAPSQVPWGRKALAGYLGDDSEAWERHDAVALIKNGARVPALFIDQGESDVFLAQQLRPELLAQVCADAGIACTLRMQPGYDHSYYFISTFMADHLEWHAERLRD, encoded by the coding sequence ATGATGACCTTGGAAACCCTATCGACCAGCAAGGCCTATGGCGGCGTTCAGGGTGTCTATAAACATCAGTCGGTTGTGACGGGGACGGAGATGACCTTCTCCGTCTTCGTTCCCGATCACCCAGAGGGCACCAGACTGCCAGTTGTCTGGTATCTCTCCGGCCTGACCTGTACACATGCCAATGTGACGGAGAAAGGAGAATTCCGAGCAGTCTGCGCCCGATTGGGCCTGATCTTCGTTGCCCCTGACACATCACCGCGGGGCGAAGGTGTCGCCGACGATAAGGAGAGCGCCTATGATTTCGGGTTGGGCGCAGGCTTCTACGTAGATGCAATACAAGAGCCTTTTGCAAAAAACTACCGCATGTGGTCCTATGTCACAGAGGAATTGCCAGCGGTGATCGCGCGTTCCTTTCCCGCCGATGCAGATCGACAATCAATCTTCGGCCATTCGATGGGCGGGCATGGTGCGCTGACCATTGGCCTCACCTACCCCGAGCGGTATAGGTCTGTCTCGGCTTTCGCTCCGATCGTTGCGCCCTCGCAAGTACCGTGGGGGCGAAAGGCGCTCGCAGGATATCTGGGCGACGACAGTGAGGCATGGGAAAGGCACGACGCTGTCGCCCTGATTAAGAATGGTGCGCGCGTGCCCGCCCTCTTCATTGATCAAGGCGAATCCGACGTCTTCCTTGCGCAACAGCTTCGTCCAGAGCTTCTGGCGCAGGTTTGCGCGGACGCTGGAATCGCCTGCACGCTCAGGATGCAGCCCGGTTATGACCACAGCTATTATTTCATATCGACCTTCATGGCTGACCATCTCGAGTGGCACGCAGAGCGTCTACGAGATTGA
- a CDS encoding ISL3 family transposase has product MSRLRSLDLPRSLVVRRVVALDNRVEIEVGLRKRSAVCPDCQCPTQRIHSFYQRKLADLPWQGRPATLIVSVPRFFCQTMLCPRRTFVMPLEGITVRHGRQTTRLADLHYYIAHTLGGSAGARMTVRLCCPISADTLVRRLLSRVQNTTKGTALTRVVGVDDWAWRRGHHYGTIVVDLEKNDVIDLLPDRRAETLTQWLQVHPGIEIIARDRAGTYADGCRRGAPSALQVTDRWHLLKNLSDAFVSILDRFTTTVRTLTRQMNVSTVVSKISETIRAHPEEAQAVVRSASGERRDILFKEALALKAAGHSIQAIATTIGVERKTVRRWFQRGHAPPWKRTVPSRSILVPYTAYLEKRWSEGCRNSRQLWRELLEQGFAGQYGTVWKWVATRQGCSAKPVPSAHVVAPRGRRLARLLLAEDPLSAGQEGLLVPALLEAEPHLAVTLCWLRKMQTLLCKRGDTCTGGDLKALLEEGKTTLLSRLIPALERDAAAIEASLVTPWTTSPVEGQISRLKMIKRTMFGRAGFELLRARVLQPA; this is encoded by the coding sequence GTGTCACGCCTTCGGTCTCTTGATCTTCCCCGTTCCCTCGTCGTTCGTCGTGTTGTTGCACTGGATAACAGAGTGGAGATCGAAGTCGGTCTGCGAAAACGGAGTGCAGTGTGTCCGGACTGTCAGTGCCCGACACAACGCATTCACAGTTTCTATCAGAGAAAACTCGCGGATCTTCCATGGCAGGGCCGTCCAGCCACGCTGATCGTTTCTGTGCCGCGCTTTTTCTGCCAGACGATGCTTTGTCCACGTCGGACGTTTGTCATGCCCCTTGAGGGGATAACCGTGCGTCATGGCAGACAGACCACACGTCTTGCCGATCTTCATTATTATATCGCCCACACCCTGGGCGGTTCCGCTGGAGCACGAATGACCGTGCGCCTGTGTTGCCCCATCAGCGCGGATACTCTTGTCCGCCGTCTTCTCTCACGTGTGCAGAACACCACAAAAGGCACGGCCCTTACACGTGTGGTGGGGGTGGATGACTGGGCATGGCGGCGGGGACATCACTATGGAACGATTGTGGTCGATCTTGAGAAAAACGATGTCATTGACCTCCTGCCAGATCGGCGGGCTGAGACCCTGACCCAATGGCTGCAGGTCCACCCCGGTATTGAAATCATTGCCAGAGACCGTGCCGGTACTTATGCAGACGGATGCCGCAGAGGCGCACCATCCGCTCTTCAGGTGACAGACCGCTGGCATCTGCTGAAGAACCTGTCAGACGCTTTTGTCAGCATTCTGGACCGTTTTACGACGACTGTCAGGACCCTGACACGACAGATGAACGTATCAACGGTCGTAAGCAAAATATCTGAAACAATCAGAGCGCATCCAGAAGAGGCGCAGGCGGTCGTCAGGTCAGCCTCTGGGGAACGGCGTGACATTCTTTTCAAGGAAGCTCTTGCCCTGAAAGCAGCGGGACACAGCATTCAGGCTATCGCCACAACGATCGGGGTAGAGAGAAAAACCGTGCGGCGCTGGTTTCAGCGGGGCCATGCACCACCATGGAAAAGAACGGTTCCGTCACGCAGCATACTCGTGCCTTACACAGCCTACCTGGAAAAGAGATGGTCCGAAGGATGTCGCAATAGTCGTCAGCTATGGCGGGAACTCCTGGAGCAGGGCTTTGCAGGACAATATGGCACCGTCTGGAAATGGGTGGCGACGCGACAGGGATGTTCCGCGAAACCCGTTCCTTCCGCGCATGTCGTTGCACCTCGGGGACGCAGACTTGCGCGGCTTCTCCTCGCAGAGGATCCGTTATCTGCCGGACAGGAGGGACTGCTGGTTCCTGCCCTTCTGGAAGCTGAACCGCACCTTGCCGTCACACTCTGCTGGCTCAGGAAAATGCAGACCCTGCTCTGTAAAAGGGGTGACACCTGCACGGGAGGCGATCTGAAGGCTCTGCTGGAAGAAGGAAAGACGACGCTGCTGTCACGTCTGATTCCCGCGCTTGAACGGGATGCGGCTGCCATTGAAGCGTCTCTTGTCACACCTTGGACAACCAGCCCGGTTGAAGGACAGATCAGCCGACTGAAAATGATCAAGCGAACCATGTTCGGAAGAGCAGGCTTCGAACTCCTCAGGGCGCGTGTCCTTCAGCCCGCATAA
- a CDS encoding IS110 family RNA-guided transposase — protein sequence MSQLIRIGMDTSKKVFQLHGVDADERVVLSRKLSRHQMIRFFANLPPTVIGIEACGASHHWARTLGALGHEVRLMAPQLVKPYVRRSKNDAADAEALCEAMSRPTMRFVPVKTVGQQAALMLVGMRERLIGRRTQLANSIRGYAAEFGVTAPVGLSRVAPFLQQIASEETLPPLARDLFAQMAEEYEGLMEQIRDLDKNLATWHRSQEVSRRLSGIPGIGPLAAALLLMKAPDPHLFRSGRDFAAWIGLTPRDHSSGGKVRHGGITRAGDSRLRSTLVVGATTVLRHVRQNGQSRLATPWLLSLLSRKKPKPAAVALANRMARIAWKLMTSGETYRKPMDAVALAAAAAC from the coding sequence ATGTCCCAGTTGATCCGTATTGGCATGGATACGTCGAAAAAAGTGTTCCAGCTTCATGGCGTGGATGCCGATGAGCGGGTTGTTCTGAGCCGGAAACTGAGCCGACATCAGATGATCCGGTTTTTCGCGAACCTTCCGCCCACAGTAATTGGCATTGAAGCCTGTGGAGCGTCCCATCACTGGGCCAGAACCCTTGGTGCACTTGGCCACGAGGTGCGGCTGATGGCGCCACAGCTTGTCAAACCCTACGTCAGACGCAGCAAGAATGATGCGGCAGATGCCGAGGCCCTCTGTGAGGCGATGAGCCGGCCGACCATGCGTTTTGTACCTGTCAAAACCGTTGGGCAGCAGGCAGCCCTCATGCTTGTCGGCATGCGGGAGCGGCTCATTGGCAGGCGGACCCAGCTGGCCAATTCCATTCGGGGCTATGCCGCAGAATTTGGAGTGACCGCCCCTGTGGGTCTCTCCCGTGTGGCCCCGTTCCTTCAGCAGATTGCGTCTGAAGAAACGCTGCCACCTCTAGCACGTGATCTGTTTGCGCAGATGGCAGAAGAGTATGAAGGTCTGATGGAACAGATCAGGGATCTCGATAAAAATCTGGCCACATGGCATCGAAGTCAGGAGGTGAGCCGCAGGTTGTCCGGAATTCCGGGCATCGGTCCTCTGGCTGCTGCTCTTCTGCTCATGAAGGCGCCGGATCCGCATCTGTTCCGCTCAGGGCGGGATTTCGCGGCGTGGATAGGCCTCACTCCTCGTGATCATTCCTCAGGTGGCAAGGTCAGGCATGGCGGGATCACCAGGGCTGGAGACAGCCGCCTGAGAAGCACGCTGGTGGTTGGCGCGACCACCGTGCTCCGGCATGTCAGGCAGAACGGACAGAGCCGTCTCGCCACGCCGTGGCTTCTCAGTCTTCTGAGCAGAAAGAAGCCGAAACCCGCTGCTGTGGCTCTGGCCAACAGGATGGCACGCATTGCATGGAAGCTGATGACCAGCGGCGAAACATATCGCAAACCGATGGATGCTGTTGCGCTGGCAGCGGCAGCCGCCTGCTGA
- the tcuC gene encoding MFS transporter produces MTIAPEPVSSPSTSADHQRTQSPVRAIIQVTSGNMLEMYDFMVFGYYAAAIGAAFFPSKDPSAQLLQSFATFGAGFLMRPLGAIILGAYVDRIGRRKGLLLTLALMSVGTLSLTLTPGYATIGFIAPFLILCGRLLQGFSAGVELGSTSVYLSEIATEKTRGFVVAFQSASQQVAVMAAAAIGVTLTAFIEPGQMASWGWRIPLLIGCLIVPVLFFLRRNLKETESFEQIHHHPTFGETLSALLKDWRVCLTGIMMVLMTTTSFYVITAYTPAFGHAVLHLSSRDALVVTLCVGIMNFVALPVFGALSDRIGRKPLLIGSTILAIATAWPAMKWLTADPSFIHLMVVELWLALIYSAYNGGAVPFLTEIVPPRIRTTGFSLAYSLATCIGGFTPAICTWLIGATHDRSMPGLWLSLAAVCGLIATLIARPYDRKRSVS; encoded by the coding sequence ATGACCATCGCACCCGAACCAGTCTCTTCCCCGTCAACCTCTGCGGACCACCAGCGAACACAGTCCCCTGTTCGGGCCATCATTCAGGTCACCAGCGGAAACATGCTGGAAATGTACGATTTTATGGTGTTCGGTTACTATGCGGCGGCCATTGGTGCAGCTTTCTTTCCTTCCAAAGATCCTTCAGCCCAGCTTTTGCAGTCATTTGCGACATTTGGTGCCGGGTTTCTGATGCGCCCACTGGGAGCCATCATTCTGGGTGCCTACGTGGACCGGATCGGCCGGAGAAAAGGACTGCTTCTCACGCTCGCGCTCATGTCAGTGGGAACACTCTCCCTCACCCTGACTCCGGGCTATGCGACAATCGGGTTTATCGCACCGTTTCTTATTCTATGCGGGCGGCTGTTACAGGGTTTCTCCGCTGGCGTCGAACTGGGATCGACTTCGGTCTATCTTTCTGAAATTGCGACAGAGAAGACTCGAGGCTTTGTCGTCGCCTTTCAGTCCGCCTCACAACAGGTGGCCGTAATGGCCGCCGCTGCTATTGGCGTGACTCTGACGGCTTTCATTGAGCCAGGCCAGATGGCCTCATGGGGCTGGCGCATTCCCCTTCTGATCGGCTGCCTCATTGTTCCTGTTCTCTTTTTTCTACGACGCAACCTGAAAGAAACGGAATCTTTTGAGCAGATTCATCATCACCCCACATTTGGTGAAACACTTTCGGCCCTGTTGAAAGACTGGCGCGTCTGCCTGACCGGAATCATGATGGTGCTGATGACCACCACATCATTTTACGTCATTACAGCTTACACACCGGCTTTCGGGCATGCCGTCCTGCATCTGTCATCGCGTGACGCTCTTGTTGTAACACTCTGCGTCGGCATAATGAATTTTGTCGCACTACCTGTGTTTGGAGCGTTGTCCGACCGTATTGGACGCAAGCCCCTACTGATTGGCTCAACCATTCTTGCAATCGCAACAGCGTGGCCAGCCATGAAATGGCTGACTGCCGACCCATCCTTCATTCATCTGATGGTTGTCGAATTATGGCTTGCACTGATTTACAGCGCCTATAATGGCGGAGCCGTTCCGTTCCTGACGGAGATCGTGCCTCCCCGCATACGTACAACAGGATTTTCTCTGGCCTATAGTCTGGCAACCTGCATTGGCGGCTTTACTCCAGCCATCTGCACCTGGTTGATCGGAGCGACACATGATCGTTCCATGCCCGGCCTATGGCTTTCCCTTGCCGCAGTTTGCGGGCTGATCGCTACGCTGATTGCACGCCCTTACGACAGGAAACGTTCCGTTTCCTGA